The proteins below come from a single Erinaceus europaeus chromosome 20, mEriEur2.1, whole genome shotgun sequence genomic window:
- the MAML2 gene encoding mastermind-like protein 2 isoform X2 yields the protein MGDTAPPQAPGAGLPRVHSAIVERLRARIAVCRQHHRSCEGRYERGRAESAGRERESTLQLLSLVHSAPAARRPPRPRPPDPAPTAGDPRTSAALLAGSLKRKQAVAPSPTSSQRPNGFAEGAFLDVKRVCVGDGLDSGKGGLPTGDKQSILGPSRLSAGSQLPPRRPASPGPSLLPGGLKEVKKEPGETPSCSQHSGDGLFPPPYGEDPGELLMDPELQELFNELSNMAVPPLSDQELEHMISATIKQDDPFGIDLGSRGSPRPVTAPDRTPIKSELAPGPSSSAQLRPPSSGPAFPGSSAALPSVSPGQAPPQAGRRLHPGWQEVSHAQQLKQIAANRQQHARLQPPTSAWPGLATPADPSFQQDKIPSPAFTQQPAFGAQGSPLPGAKVLPSYPYKGGHLEVLLQPKAQDLTPGFLPTLHATKPLFHFSPEPAATTLSSGPPAQSKPSLLHFNHPPSQSPATAQKQQQQQQQLKQQQQQQHLQQQQQLQQQLQQQQQQQQQQQQHQHLQQQQQQQQQQLQQQQQRQLQQQLQQQQQQQKQQQLQQQQQQLQQQQLQQQQQQLQQQQQQQLQQQQQQQLQQQQQQLQQQQQQQLQQQQQQLQQQQQQQLQQQKQQLQQQQQQLQQQQQQQLQQQKQQLQQQQQQLQQQQQQQLQQKQQQLQQQKQQQLHQQQQQLQQQQQQQQQQQLQQQLQQQQQRQLQQQHVPQPQLPLAVPGQPARRLPLPLQQKLLLHRLQSPPAIGLGCQAPAQPRQEKTAAQDQLSRHLSRPPPDYKDQRRSVGSLPPATQFPGDPAVASVSSSPASSCTSFSPTASLLGTVHGARPPLPSGTQSLGLYGALPCSQPSPYGPPQRSPGRALASPNHSAVLPLGTSGSSSTVAGAQQSRPSQRTPSAVATSSPPAPGWATQEAADTQQDALKPPGVHPPAGPPSAYTPAQALQQVLGGQPFPPGQMRSPSQASQTLNGPALGPLGGLSLRPGQLGTQVASTASQSRTGPGQPPALAPGAFPSPGPTARALPGGEQAGSREVAFDFLGPVQDSLGPGLSGDADFIECLLKTEPGSEDWMAGINLDEILGNSS from the exons GGCTCCCTGAAGAGGAAGCAGGCGGTGGCCCCGTCTCCCACCAGCAGCCAGCGGCCCAATGGCTTTGCCGAGGGCGCCTTCCTGGACGTGAAGAGGGTCTGCGTCGGGGACGGCCTGGACTCCGGGAAGGGCGGCCTCCCCACCGGTGACAAACAGAGCATCCTAGGGCCCAGCAGGCTGAGTGCAGGGAGCCAGCTGCCCCCCAGGAGACCAGCCTCGCCCGGGCCCAGCCTGCTCCCCGGGGGCTTGAAAGAGGTGAAGAAGGAGCCAGGGGAGACGCCTTCCTGCAGCCAGCACAGTGGTGACGGACTCTTCCCTCCGCCCTATGGGGAGGACCCCGGGGAGCTGCTGATGGACCCCGAGCTGCAGGAGCTCTTCAATGAGCTGAGCAACATGGCAGTGCCGCCCCTGAGTGACCAGGAGTTGGAGCACATGATCAGCGCCACCATTAAGCAGGACGACCCCTTTGGCATCGACCTAGGCTCGAGGGGCAGCCCCCGGCCAGTCACGGCCCCTGACAGGACGCCCATCAAGAGTGAGCTGGCCCCTGGGCCCTCCTCCTCGGCCCAGCTGCGGCCCCCATCCTCTGGCCCGGCCTTCCCTGGGTCCAGCGCCGCCCTGCCCTCTGTGTCCCCCGGCCAGGCCCCTCCTCAGGCGGGAAGGCGGCTGCACCCAGGCTGGCAGGAGGTGTCCCACGCCCAGCAGCTCAAGCAGATCGCGGCCAACCGCCAGCAGCACGCCCGGCTACAGCCGCCAACCTCTGCCTGGCCCGGCCTGGCCACCCCGGCGGACCCCAGCTTCCAGCAGGACAAGATACCCAGCCCTGCCTTCACTCAGCAGCCAGCCTTTGGGGCACAGGGCTCCCCCCTGCCCGGGGCTAAGGTCTTGCCCAGCTACCCGTACAAGGGAGGCCACCTGGAGGTTCTCCTGCAGCCCAAGGCCCAGGACCTCACCCCAGGCTTCCTGCCTACCCTGCACGCCACCAAGCCCCTGTTCCATTTTAGCCCTGAGCCAGCGGCCACCACATTGTCCTCAGGCCCACCTGCCCAGAGCAAGCCTTCTCTCTTGCACTTCAACCACCCTCCATCACAGAGCCCTGCCACAGcccagaagcagcagcaacagcaacagcagctaaaacagcaacaacagcaacagcatctacagcagcagcaacagctacaacagcagctgcagcagcaacaacaacagcagcagcaacagcaacaacaccaacatctacagcaacaacaacagcagcaacaacagcagctacagcagcaacagcaacggCAACTGCAGCAGCAactacagcagcaacaacagcagcagaaacAGCAGCAactacagcagcaacaacagcaactacagcAGCAGCAactacagcagcaacaacagcaactacagcagcaacaacaacagcaactacagcagcaacaacaacagcaactacagcagcaacaacagcaactacagcagcaacaacaacagcaactacagcagcaacaacagcaactacagcagcaacaacaacagcaactacagcAGCAGAAACAGCAactacagcagcaacaacagcaactacagcagcaacaacaacagcaactacagcAGCAGAAACAGCAactacagcagcaacaacagcaactacagcagcaacaacaacagcaactacagcagaaacaacagcaactacagcagcagaaacaacagcaactacatcaacaacagcagcaacttcagcagcaacaacaacagcaacagcagcagcagctacAACAACagctccagcagcaacaacagcggCAGCTCCAGCAACAGCATGTTCCACAGCCGCAGCTCCCGCTAGCAGTACCAGGCCAGCCCGCACGGAGGTTGCCGCTGCCTCTTCAGCAGAAGCTGCTGCTGCACAGGCTGCAGAGCCCACCAGCCATAGGCCTGGGCTGCCAGGCACCCGCGCAGCCCAGACAG GAGAAAACGGCAGCGCAAGACCAGCTGAGCAGGCACTTGAGCAGACCGCCCCCGGACTACAAAGACCAGAGGAGGAGCGTGGGTAGCCTGCCGCCCGCTACCCAGTTCCCAG GTGACCCCGCAGTGGCAAGTGTGAGCTCCAGCCCCGCGTCCTCGTGCACCAGCTTCAGCCCCACAGCCAGCCTGCTGGGCACGGTGCACGGGGCCCGGCCACCCTTGCCCTCGGGGACGCAAAGCCTGGGGCTCTACGGGGCTCTGCCCTGCAGCCAGCCCAGCCCCTATGGACCGCCACAGAGGAGCCCTGGCCGGGCGCTGGCCAGCCCCAACCACTCTGCCGTGCTGCCCCTGGGGACCAGCGGGAGCAGCAGCACGGTAGCCGGTGCCCAGCAGTCCAGGCCGAGCCAGAGGACGCCCAGTGCCGTGGCCACATCCAGCCCCCCTGCACCTGGCTGGGCCACACAGGAAGCAGCAGACACGCAGCAGGACGCCCTCAAGCCCCCGGGAGTCCATCCCCCCGCGGGTCCCCCCTCAGCCTACACACCCGCCCAGGCCTTGCAGCAGGTGCTGGGGGGCCAGCCGTTCCCCCCCGGCCAGATGAGATCCCCGAGCCAAGCCAGCCAGACGCTGAACGGACCTGCACTGGGGCCACTCGGGGGCCTGAGCCTCAGGCCCGGCCAGCTGGGTACGCAGGTGGCATCTACTGCCAGCCAGTCCAGGACAGGCCCCGGCCAACCGCCGGCCCTGGCCCCAGGCGCCTTCCCCTCCCCGGGGCCCACCGCCAGGGCTCTCCCAGGAGGCGAGCAAGCCGGCAGCCGCGAGGTGGCTTTCGACTTCCTGGGCCCCGTGCAGGACAGCCTGGGTCCCGGCCTGAGCGGCGACGCAGACTTCATCGAGTGCCTGCTGAAGACGGAGCCGGGGAGTGAGGACTGGATGGCGGGCATCAACCTGGATGAGATCCTGGGCAACAGCTCCTGA
- the MAML2 gene encoding mastermind-like protein 2 isoform X1, with product MGDTAPPQAPGAGLPRVHSAIVERLRARIAVCRQHHRSCEGRYERGRAESAGRERESTLQLLSLVHSAPAARRPPRPRPPDPAPTAGDPRTSAALLALQGSLKRKQAVAPSPTSSQRPNGFAEGAFLDVKRVCVGDGLDSGKGGLPTGDKQSILGPSRLSAGSQLPPRRPASPGPSLLPGGLKEVKKEPGETPSCSQHSGDGLFPPPYGEDPGELLMDPELQELFNELSNMAVPPLSDQELEHMISATIKQDDPFGIDLGSRGSPRPVTAPDRTPIKSELAPGPSSSAQLRPPSSGPAFPGSSAALPSVSPGQAPPQAGRRLHPGWQEVSHAQQLKQIAANRQQHARLQPPTSAWPGLATPADPSFQQDKIPSPAFTQQPAFGAQGSPLPGAKVLPSYPYKGGHLEVLLQPKAQDLTPGFLPTLHATKPLFHFSPEPAATTLSSGPPAQSKPSLLHFNHPPSQSPATAQKQQQQQQQLKQQQQQQHLQQQQQLQQQLQQQQQQQQQQQQHQHLQQQQQQQQQQLQQQQQRQLQQQLQQQQQQQKQQQLQQQQQQLQQQQLQQQQQQLQQQQQQQLQQQQQQQLQQQQQQLQQQQQQQLQQQQQQLQQQQQQQLQQQKQQLQQQQQQLQQQQQQQLQQQKQQLQQQQQQLQQQQQQQLQQKQQQLQQQKQQQLHQQQQQLQQQQQQQQQQQLQQQLQQQQQRQLQQQHVPQPQLPLAVPGQPARRLPLPLQQKLLLHRLQSPPAIGLGCQAPAQPRQEKTAAQDQLSRHLSRPPPDYKDQRRSVGSLPPATQFPGDPAVASVSSSPASSCTSFSPTASLLGTVHGARPPLPSGTQSLGLYGALPCSQPSPYGPPQRSPGRALASPNHSAVLPLGTSGSSSTVAGAQQSRPSQRTPSAVATSSPPAPGWATQEAADTQQDALKPPGVHPPAGPPSAYTPAQALQQVLGGQPFPPGQMRSPSQASQTLNGPALGPLGGLSLRPGQLGTQVASTASQSRTGPGQPPALAPGAFPSPGPTARALPGGEQAGSREVAFDFLGPVQDSLGPGLSGDADFIECLLKTEPGSEDWMAGINLDEILGNSS from the exons TTGCAGGGCTCCCTGAAGAGGAAGCAGGCGGTGGCCCCGTCTCCCACCAGCAGCCAGCGGCCCAATGGCTTTGCCGAGGGCGCCTTCCTGGACGTGAAGAGGGTCTGCGTCGGGGACGGCCTGGACTCCGGGAAGGGCGGCCTCCCCACCGGTGACAAACAGAGCATCCTAGGGCCCAGCAGGCTGAGTGCAGGGAGCCAGCTGCCCCCCAGGAGACCAGCCTCGCCCGGGCCCAGCCTGCTCCCCGGGGGCTTGAAAGAGGTGAAGAAGGAGCCAGGGGAGACGCCTTCCTGCAGCCAGCACAGTGGTGACGGACTCTTCCCTCCGCCCTATGGGGAGGACCCCGGGGAGCTGCTGATGGACCCCGAGCTGCAGGAGCTCTTCAATGAGCTGAGCAACATGGCAGTGCCGCCCCTGAGTGACCAGGAGTTGGAGCACATGATCAGCGCCACCATTAAGCAGGACGACCCCTTTGGCATCGACCTAGGCTCGAGGGGCAGCCCCCGGCCAGTCACGGCCCCTGACAGGACGCCCATCAAGAGTGAGCTGGCCCCTGGGCCCTCCTCCTCGGCCCAGCTGCGGCCCCCATCCTCTGGCCCGGCCTTCCCTGGGTCCAGCGCCGCCCTGCCCTCTGTGTCCCCCGGCCAGGCCCCTCCTCAGGCGGGAAGGCGGCTGCACCCAGGCTGGCAGGAGGTGTCCCACGCCCAGCAGCTCAAGCAGATCGCGGCCAACCGCCAGCAGCACGCCCGGCTACAGCCGCCAACCTCTGCCTGGCCCGGCCTGGCCACCCCGGCGGACCCCAGCTTCCAGCAGGACAAGATACCCAGCCCTGCCTTCACTCAGCAGCCAGCCTTTGGGGCACAGGGCTCCCCCCTGCCCGGGGCTAAGGTCTTGCCCAGCTACCCGTACAAGGGAGGCCACCTGGAGGTTCTCCTGCAGCCCAAGGCCCAGGACCTCACCCCAGGCTTCCTGCCTACCCTGCACGCCACCAAGCCCCTGTTCCATTTTAGCCCTGAGCCAGCGGCCACCACATTGTCCTCAGGCCCACCTGCCCAGAGCAAGCCTTCTCTCTTGCACTTCAACCACCCTCCATCACAGAGCCCTGCCACAGcccagaagcagcagcaacagcaacagcagctaaaacagcaacaacagcaacagcatctacagcagcagcaacagctacaacagcagctgcagcagcaacaacaacagcagcagcaacagcaacaacaccaacatctacagcaacaacaacagcagcaacaacagcagctacagcagcaacagcaacggCAACTGCAGCAGCAactacagcagcaacaacagcagcagaaacAGCAGCAactacagcagcaacaacagcaactacagcAGCAGCAactacagcagcaacaacagcaactacagcagcaacaacaacagcaactacagcagcaacaacaacagcaactacagcagcaacaacagcaactacagcagcaacaacaacagcaactacagcagcaacaacagcaactacagcagcaacaacaacagcaactacagcAGCAGAAACAGCAactacagcagcaacaacagcaactacagcagcaacaacaacagcaactacagcAGCAGAAACAGCAactacagcagcaacaacagcaactacagcagcaacaacaacagcaactacagcagaaacaacagcaactacagcagcagaaacaacagcaactacatcaacaacagcagcaacttcagcagcaacaacaacagcaacagcagcagcagctacAACAACagctccagcagcaacaacagcggCAGCTCCAGCAACAGCATGTTCCACAGCCGCAGCTCCCGCTAGCAGTACCAGGCCAGCCCGCACGGAGGTTGCCGCTGCCTCTTCAGCAGAAGCTGCTGCTGCACAGGCTGCAGAGCCCACCAGCCATAGGCCTGGGCTGCCAGGCACCCGCGCAGCCCAGACAG GAGAAAACGGCAGCGCAAGACCAGCTGAGCAGGCACTTGAGCAGACCGCCCCCGGACTACAAAGACCAGAGGAGGAGCGTGGGTAGCCTGCCGCCCGCTACCCAGTTCCCAG GTGACCCCGCAGTGGCAAGTGTGAGCTCCAGCCCCGCGTCCTCGTGCACCAGCTTCAGCCCCACAGCCAGCCTGCTGGGCACGGTGCACGGGGCCCGGCCACCCTTGCCCTCGGGGACGCAAAGCCTGGGGCTCTACGGGGCTCTGCCCTGCAGCCAGCCCAGCCCCTATGGACCGCCACAGAGGAGCCCTGGCCGGGCGCTGGCCAGCCCCAACCACTCTGCCGTGCTGCCCCTGGGGACCAGCGGGAGCAGCAGCACGGTAGCCGGTGCCCAGCAGTCCAGGCCGAGCCAGAGGACGCCCAGTGCCGTGGCCACATCCAGCCCCCCTGCACCTGGCTGGGCCACACAGGAAGCAGCAGACACGCAGCAGGACGCCCTCAAGCCCCCGGGAGTCCATCCCCCCGCGGGTCCCCCCTCAGCCTACACACCCGCCCAGGCCTTGCAGCAGGTGCTGGGGGGCCAGCCGTTCCCCCCCGGCCAGATGAGATCCCCGAGCCAAGCCAGCCAGACGCTGAACGGACCTGCACTGGGGCCACTCGGGGGCCTGAGCCTCAGGCCCGGCCAGCTGGGTACGCAGGTGGCATCTACTGCCAGCCAGTCCAGGACAGGCCCCGGCCAACCGCCGGCCCTGGCCCCAGGCGCCTTCCCCTCCCCGGGGCCCACCGCCAGGGCTCTCCCAGGAGGCGAGCAAGCCGGCAGCCGCGAGGTGGCTTTCGACTTCCTGGGCCCCGTGCAGGACAGCCTGGGTCCCGGCCTGAGCGGCGACGCAGACTTCATCGAGTGCCTGCTGAAGACGGAGCCGGGGAGTGAGGACTGGATGGCGGGCATCAACCTGGATGAGATCCTGGGCAACAGCTCCTGA